From one Astatotilapia calliptera chromosome 10, fAstCal1.2, whole genome shotgun sequence genomic stretch:
- the LOC113030235 gene encoding zinc finger MYM-type protein 1-like: protein MAAVLLTVEAQPPPNSVRSLLTYPFARRTMAEKLQVKELGPDKPEIQLTQATKEKSKAYNRTFCRSWFQRKSWLTGCGTANALFCFPCILFKSDKCDLTWTQSGQTDLKHLSERIKKHESSRVHMDNSVKLAVLGKTSIAAQLDDGHRIALRRHNEEVDKNRHILSKIIDCIKFCGAFELAMRGHDESDSSDNPGIFRGLVDLMASIDHDLRQHLENATVFKGTSKTVQNEILDCMLAVLRERIVEEVKAAKFLAIQADETTDISTHCQLVMVLRYIDQRNRIQERFFEFIKLPNACADAIASALSERLRFILPQGQERKLIAQAYDGAAVMRGTTGGVQRKIQDIYANAHYVHCYAHQLNLVMQQATSHIPQISHFFSDIAGFASFFTKSSKRTAVLDEVVAHRLPSASATRWNFNSRAVNTVYEHKDDLVRCFQTIRNSEGFDAPTKRDAGGFVRMLEDEAFCFFLALFHKIMPHVDMLYNHLQKRNIDSVTIAGITQTFISRMQAIREALPNLVVDEEYRGPVQDPPTKRRRTLGEDRQHHLALEVCDTIMSHAKERFSFTKHLVSATLLQGDLFQQHSKNFPDAALQTTVEAYPSLDKARLKTELSLIYDNEEFQSCSGALALYQVLMENNLQDTFTETVSLLNILITTPMTTSESERCFSTLKRIKTFLRNNMAQDRLNALAMLSIEKKLTQELPDFNTRVIEKFATQKDRRAKFLYK from the exons ATGGCAGCGGTATTGTTAACGGTTGAGGCACAGCCTCCCCCAAATTCGGTTAGATCGCTTCTAACCTACCCTTTTGCCAGAAGGACAATGGCAGAAAAACTGCAAGTTAAAGAGTTGGGACCTGACAAGCCCGAAATTCAACTAACCCAGGCAACGAAGGAGAAGTCAAAAGCATACAACAGGACTTTTTGTCGGAGTTGGTTCCAGCGCAAGTCGTGGCTGACAGGCTGTGGAACAGCTAATGCACTTTTTTGTTTCCCGTGCATACTGTTCAAAAGTGACAAGTGTGATTTGACGTGGACACAATCTGGACAAACCGACTTAAAGCACCTCTCCGAACGAATCAAGAAACATGAAAGCTCACGAGTTCATATGGACAACAGTGTAAAGCTAGCTGTGCTAGGGAAAACTAGCATAGCGGCGCAGCTAGATGATGGACATCGGATTGCTTTAAGAAGGCACAACGAAGAGGTAGATAAAAACCgtcatattttatctaaaatcaTCGATTGTATTAAGTTTTGTGGTGCTTTTGAGCTAGCAATGCGGGGACATGATGAAAGTGATTCCTCAGACAATCCAGGGATTTTTAGAGGTTTAGTCGACTTGATGGCATCAATTGATCACGACTTGAGGCAACACCTTGAAAATGCTACTGTATTTAAAGGCACCTCGAAAACAGTCCAGAACGAGATCCTGGATTGCATGTTGGCAGTTCTGAGAGAAAGGATCGTGGAAGAAGTAAAGGCAGCGAAGTTTTTAGCCATTCAAGCTGATGAAACCACTGACATTTCTACACACTGTCAGTTAGTCATGGTGCTAAGATACATTGACCAACGAAACCGTATTCAAGAGCGTTTTTTTGAATTCATCAAGCTACCCAATGCTTGTGCAGATGCAATAGCCAGTGCCTTATCGGAGAGGCTGCGCTTCATCCTCCCCCAGGGACAAGAGAGAAAGTTGATCGCCCAGGCCTACGATGGGGCCGCTGTAATGAGGGGTACCACTGGAGGAGTGCAGCGTAAGATACAGGACATTTATGCTAACGCTCACTACGTACATTGTTATGCCCATCAGTTAAACCTGGTAATGCAACAAGCAACCTCCCACATCCCTCAAATCAGTCACTTTTTTTCCGACATAGCAGGATTCGCTTCTTTTTTTACTAAATCGAGCAAGAGGACTGCAGTGCTTGACGAGGTGGTGGCGCACCGACTTCCAAGTGCATCGGCAACCCGTTGGAACTTCAACAGTCGTGCTGTGAATACAGTGTATGAACATAAAGACGATCTGGTGAGGTGTTTTCAGACCATCCGTAACAGTGAAGGATTTGATGCCCCTACAAAGAGAGATGCCGGTGGTTTCGTGAGAATGCTGGAAGAcgaagctttctgttttttcctggcCTTGTTTCACAAGATAATGCCACATGTAGACATGCTGTATAACCACCTACAGAAGAGAAACATCGATTCTGTCACCATCGCAGGGATCACCCAGACATTCATCAGCCGCATGCAGGCTATCAG GGAGGCACTTCCTAATCTGGTTGTGGATGAGGAGTACAGGGGACCTGTTCAAGACCCACCCACAAAGAGACGGAGAACATTGGGGGAAGACAGGCAACACCATTTGGCACTGGAG GTGTGCGACACCATTATGAGCCATGCCAAGGAGAGGTTTTCTTTCACCAAGCACCTTGTCAGCGCCACTCTGTTGCAAGGAGACTTGTTCCAACAACACAGCAAAAATTTTCCAGATGCAGCACTACAAACCACAGTGGAAGCCTATCCCTCATTGGACAAAGCCAGACTTAAAACAGAACTGTCCCTGATCTACGACAACGAGGAGTTTCAGAGTTGTAGTGGTGCGCTGGCGCTCTATCAGGTTCTGATGGAAAACAACCTTCAAGACACATTCACCGAAACTGTAAGTCTTCTTAACATCCTCATCACCACACCAATGACAACATCAGAATCGGAGAGGTGTTTCTCTACTTTAAAGAGGATAAAAACTTTCCTGAGAAACAATATGGCTCAGGATCGGCTCAACGCTCTGGCTATGCTGTCCATAGAGAAAAAACTCACACAAGAACTTCCTGATTTCAACACCAGGGTCATCGAGAAATTTGCCACTCAGAAAGACAGACGAGCAAAGTTCTTGTACAAATAA